A genomic region of Streptomyces diastaticus subsp. diastaticus contains the following coding sequences:
- a CDS encoding VOC family protein → MSTQTSGRVRFDALGIATTDLTASLAFYRRLGLEFPEAAEQAPHVEAVLPGGIRLMWDAVPKEQATPGGGGPQLAFRCASPAGVDALYAELTGAGHQGTTPPWDAVWGQRYAVVADPDGNGVDLFAPLDPAPGAGG, encoded by the coding sequence ATGAGCACTCAGACATCCGGCCGGGTCCGTTTCGACGCGCTCGGTATCGCCACCACCGACCTGACCGCCTCGCTCGCCTTCTACCGGAGGCTCGGGCTGGAGTTCCCCGAGGCCGCCGAGCAGGCGCCGCACGTCGAGGCCGTGCTGCCCGGCGGCATCCGCCTCATGTGGGACGCGGTGCCCAAGGAGCAGGCCACGCCCGGGGGCGGCGGCCCGCAACTCGCCTTCCGCTGCGCCTCCCCGGCGGGGGTCGACGCCCTCTACGCCGAGCTGACCGGGGCCGGCCACCAGGGCACCACCCCGCCCTGGGACGCCGTCTGGGGGCAGCGGTACGCGGTGGTCGCCGACCCGGACGGCAACGGGGTGGACCTCTTCGCGCCGCTGGACCCCGCCCCCGGCGCCGGCGGCTGA
- a CDS encoding AraC family transcriptional regulator, which translates to MTADPVRPGEPVEPEVVGPGAYRERPAGLPGAVLWSRTLPSGPVRPVLPDGCMDLLWTRPPDGGPGRLTVAGPDTGPHPATDVPGTRYAAVRFAPGVAPALLGVAPFEVRDRRVELADLWPASQVRALAGHLEAAPAPGRALDAWAARRAAERPAPDPRLSQLVTLLAAGTPVAGAAKNLGVGPRRLHQLSRDAFGYGPKTLGRILRLGRARELAAAGLPVAEVAHRAGYADQPHLSREVRALTGLTPGALLGG; encoded by the coding sequence GTGACCGCTGACCCCGTGCGCCCCGGCGAGCCCGTCGAGCCCGAGGTCGTCGGCCCCGGCGCGTACCGGGAGCGGCCCGCCGGCCTCCCGGGAGCGGTGCTGTGGTCGCGCACCCTGCCCTCCGGGCCCGTGCGGCCGGTGCTGCCCGACGGCTGCATGGACCTGCTCTGGACCCGCCCGCCGGACGGTGGTCCCGGGCGGCTCACCGTCGCCGGGCCCGACACCGGCCCGCACCCGGCCACCGATGTCCCCGGCACCCGGTACGCCGCCGTCCGGTTCGCCCCAGGCGTCGCTCCGGCCCTGCTCGGCGTCGCCCCGTTCGAAGTGCGCGACCGGCGGGTGGAGCTGGCCGACCTGTGGCCCGCCTCCCAGGTCCGCGCGCTGGCCGGACACCTGGAGGCGGCCCCGGCGCCCGGCCGTGCCCTCGACGCCTGGGCCGCGCGCCGCGCGGCCGAGCGCCCGGCGCCGGACCCGCGCCTGTCCCAGCTCGTGACCCTGCTCGCCGCCGGCACCCCCGTCGCCGGGGCGGCGAAGAACCTCGGCGTAGGTCCCCGCCGCCTCCACCAGCTCTCCCGCGACGCCTTCGGCTACGGCCCCAAGACCCTCGGCCGCATCCTGCGCCTGGGCCGGGCCCGGGAACTGGCCGCCGCCGGCCTGCCCGTCGCCGAGGTGGCCCATCGCGCCGGGTACGCCGACCAGCCGCACCTCAGCCGCGAGGTGCGCGCGCTGACCGGGCTGACCCCCGGCGCCCTGCTCGGCGGCTGA